From Quercus lobata isolate SW786 chromosome 11, ValleyOak3.0 Primary Assembly, whole genome shotgun sequence:
tttcttttaactCCTTTATAAATAACTGATTAAGTTAAACGcttttctctctcacacagaCACAGCCATGGCTTCCAATGGCTTCTTGCTCTCCCTCACCAGTGCTCTCCTTGTTCTACTACCATTCCTTTCTGTCTCAGCCATGACCAAACAAACTTACATAGTCCACATGAAACACCAGGACAAACCTTCTTCCTATGCCACCCACCATGATTGGTACTCCTCTCAACTCCAAACTGATTCCACTCTTCTCTACACTTACACCGACGCTTACCATGGCTTCGCCGCCTCGCTCGACTCCGACGAAGCAGACTCACTCCGCCGATCCGACTCTGTCCTCGGCGTTTACGAagacactctctacactctccACACCACTCGCACTCCCGAGTTCCTAGGCCTCAACACTGAGTCCGACAGCCACCACACTCAGGTCCTTAACCAAGCCTCTAACGATGTCATCATCGGAGTTTTAGACACGGGTGTCTGGCCCGAATCGAAAAGCTTCGACGATTCGGGTTTACCCGAGATCCCGACCCGGTGGAAAGGCAAGTGCGAGTCCGGACCCGatttcaaacccacactctgCAACAAGAAACTCATCGGAGCACGAAGCTTTTCCAAAGGGTACCGCATGGCCTCCAGTGGAGGCTCCGCGACGAAACCGAAGGAAGTCGTGTCGCCGCGCGACAATGACGGCCATGGGACCCACACGGCCAGCACCGCCGCCGGATCCCCCGTGGGGAACGCTTCTCTTCTCGGCTACGCGCAGGGCACGGCGCGTGGAATGGCGAGTCGGTCGCGCGTCGCAGTTTACAAAGTTTGTTGGAGCGTTGGGTGCTTCGGATCCGATATTCTCGCGGGTATGGATCAGGCCATAAGCGACGGCGTGGACGTGCTCTCGCTCTCTCTCGGCGGTGGGTCCGCTCCGTATTACAGAGACACCATCGCAATCGGAGCTTTCACGGCGGTTGAGAAGGGCATTTTCGTCTCTTGCTCTGCCGGAAACAGTGGGCCCATCAGAGCCTCATTGGCCAACGTGGCACCCTGGATCATGACCGTTGGAGCCGGTACTATAGACCGGGATTTCCCGGCTTTCGCTTTACTCGGAAACAAAAAGCGGTTCACCGGTGTGTCATTATACAGCGGAAACGGAATGGGGGCCAAACCGGTTGGGTTGGTTTACAACAAAGGGAACAGCAGTGCAAGCAACATGTGCTTACCCGGTTCGCTCGAACCGGACTTCGCACGTGGGAAAGTGGTGGTTTGCGATAGAGGAGTGAACGCACGTGTGGAGAAGGGAGCGGTTGTACGAGACGCGGGTGGGGTTGGGATGATAATCGCGAACACGGCGGCGAGTGGGGAAGAGTTGGTGGCTGACAGTCACTTGTTGCCGGCTGTGGCGGTGGGGAGGAAAGTAGGGGATATGATCAGAGAATATGTGCGGTCTAATTCGAATCCAACGGCTGTGCTGAGTTTTGGTGGGACGGTGTTGAATGTGAAGCCTTCACCAGTAGTGGCGGCGTTTAGTTCTCGAGGGCCGAATATGGTGAATCCGCAGATATTGAAGCCGGATGTGATTGGGCCTGGTGTTAATATCTTGGCTGCTTGGTCTGAGGCTGTTGGGCCCACTGGATTGGATACAGACACTAGGAAGACTCGATTCAACATCATGTCAGGTACTTCATttattgagtatttttttttttttttggtgtttgcattaaattttgaaatgctTTCAGAGAAAAGTTGGTCAATTTTGAACTGCTTTAATCATCAGCTTTGAATGcacataataaataaagtggaaattttttttttgggcttattagaacaaggaaaattgaaaagctaAGTTCATTTATGATGCAGCTAGCTAGGTGTAATTgtgttattcatatttatattcAAGAATGATTATTTATACTTATGATGATGTTGGGAAACTATATAGGTACATCAATGTCTTGCCCACATATCAGTGGATTGGCAGCATTGCTAAAAGCAGCTCATCCGGAATGGAGTCCAAGTGCAATCAAATCTGCACTAATGACTACTGCTTACACTCAGGATAACACCAATTCCCCTCTCCGGGATGCTGCAGGAGGAGGATTTTCCAACCCGTTGGCTCACGGGGCTGGTCATGTAGAACCACATAAAGCCCTCGATCCGGGCCTTGTATATGATATCTCAATTGAGGATTACATAACCTTCTTGTGCTCCTTGGACTACACCGTTGCTCAAGTCCAAACTATTGTTAAACGCCCCAATGTTACATGTTCGAGGAAATTTTCTGACCCTGGTCAACTCAATTACCCATCATTCTCTGTCTTGTTTGCAAACAAGAAGGTTGTCCGATACACTCGTACATTGACGAATGTCGGGGCTGCTGGCTCTGTCTATGATGTAACCGTTGGTGCACCAACAATGGTGAATGTGGCAGTGAAGCCTACAAAGCTTGTTTTTAAAAGTGTAGGGGAGAAACAGAGGTACACGGTTACCTTTGTGGCCAAGAGCGGTGCACCCAAAACACCTATGTCTGAATTTGGTTCAATTGTCTGGAGCAACGCCCAACACCAAGTTAAGAGCCCAGTTGCCTTTGCATGGACACAGTAGTATTAGATTGCTTTTAATGTATTTGGGCCTCAGCAGCAGTTTATTAATAAAACAGCTATCAAAGCCCAGTGTATCGGACATGACCTAAGTGGTTTGTTTTGCCGCGTTGAAAAGACAATTAAGACAGTAGAGTGTCAGTTTGTCATAAAATTTGCAATTGGCTTGTTTAGTTAAGTTAATGTTACAGAATGACTGACATGCCAATGTTAAGTATAGCTTTTCCGTAACTTTTGACTATTTCCAGTTGATATTTTGCAGCTCTCCTTCTGTTGGAGTGGAAGTGGGAAACAGAAActtgttacttttttatttaataatatgatttaatttaGTCATTCTATTATGTCTGTGCCAGCATCAAATTTAATTTAGTCATTCTGTTACAAATAGATCCAAATTTGAGACTACAACACTACTACTTGGTCATAATTTGATTTGAGTTTTTGAGAATAAGTATCAAATATAATTTACACTTCTAGTATTTTTTTAGCTAgatatgtctttttgttttaaatatacaataacaAGTAATAGTGGACTTTAATTCCTgccttttatttagttagtgggtgaaatctcccattaaaataaaatgagattcatttttaaaaaatactggAGGTAAACCAAACCCAATTCAATCCTAGCAAAATCTTACAAGTGGTAATCTTTGTACTGATCTACAGCTAGAATTGCTGCTAGTATTTTTTCACATATAAAGAATGTAGCGAGACTTtgctttgggaaaatttaatataagagaaatattaataaatgcCTTTATGACAAATGATAAcaaaccattttaagaaagtttttatgaagaaaaaaaaaacaattaatattttgaaaacgttttctatttcccataaaagtggtgtcaaaattttcttaaaataaattgttaactaTTGCTGTAAGGGCACCTGTTAACATTAATATAATCTTCATCCCTCATgccctaccttttttttttttaaattctggtTCCGCATTAAACTCTATCCATGTAGGTGTAGTGTAGCCAACCCAAGTGCATCTAATCTAGGCTTGGTTAAAGTTGAATAGTCCAAGGGCCGAGAGTCCTCTTCTCCTACTCAATCCTTACCATTCCAAGTCTTGCTATGTCAACGATACAGGGAATGAGAAATTGGGCTCATAACAAGTCTAGCCCAAGGGCAGAAAGGTTGTTAACACCTCCTAGGATCCTACCACTTAATTTGGGCCATTATGGTCACACATGCTCAATTATTTTTGGAGGAAcattttctagtttctactaTTGTTCTCCCTAGACCGTCCAATGGCCACGCACCCAAATGGCTTTATGTCAGAGAACTGAATGAAATGAATGAACATCTGCAAATGTCCTGTGCTGGAAGTTTTTGCAGGAAAATAAATCTGACAGAACCCTGGATGATCCAAAATATGGCATGCGCGCTTCAATAATTCATGTCAATTATGGGTTCAGTGTAGGGACACCTATTTTGAATTATGAGGCAAAGGAAAACTCATTGCAATGGCACTCCTGCATAGCTGAGCTCCACCTAAGGCTAAGGTTTTCAAACATGCAAGCTTAACTTTGAAGTTTTtcctttattaaatttaaaggACTCAAAAGAACTTTTTTAAAAGCAGAAACAAGAACCCTCAATcatctaataataaaattactaatatatatcaatggaaaattttcaaagcaAAATCCATCAATCCAGGGCAGAGGACACCAATTTCCTTCATAGATCTGTCTAATACCACCCATTTATAATGGCACTTGATGATACTATGTTATATCCTTCCATATTTGCAAAGTTTATAttccatttaaaataaaaggtcaTGTTGAGGAACAAAGCTTCCAAATGGAATTGCTTGAATATACTAGTAACATAGATAGCAAGGGTTACAACAGATGTCTGTACAACAGCAACGAGGGCGTACCTTTGGACATTTAGGACATGAGCATCTGCATATGCAGCAAGAGCAATCAGGGCATGAAGGAGATGGGAAATGGCAACAGTTGCTTCTGCATGAGACTTTTCTACAGCAATTTGAACGGGGACAAGAGCAACACCACCGCCACTTTGGAAAATGACAACCAACACAGAAACAACAGTTACACGGATTACATGAACAATACTTGCATGGATTGCAGTCACAGCTGCAGCAGCTGCAGCGCGGCCTTTCTAGATGATTTGAGCACCCGGTACAGCAGCAACAGCAGATCCATGAGAGGTTAAAACATGGCATTCCACTGCACAAAAAAGGACACTTGTC
This genomic window contains:
- the LOC115967645 gene encoding guanine nucleotide-binding protein subunit gamma 3 isoform X2, with translation MAAPAQLGTSSSSSSSSVPSLPPPRPKSPPAYPDLYGKRRETAKVQMLEREIGFLEEELKSAQSLQPASRCCKEITDYVVANSDPFIPTNRKIRRPCRFWKWLCGMPCFNLSWICCCCCTGCSNHLERPRCSCCSCDCNPCKYCSCNPCNCCFCVGCHFPKWRWCCSCPRSNCCRKVSCRSNCCHFPSPSCPDCSCCICRCSCPKCPKVRPRCCCTDICCNPCYLCY
- the LOC115967645 gene encoding guanine nucleotide-binding protein subunit gamma 3 isoform X3; amino-acid sequence: MVFGLNYILLIPYIKNSVANNVRNYSQVSYSYNKVCNKAVLEELKSAQSLQPASRCCKEITDYVVANSDPFIPTRNRKIRRPCRFWKWLCGMPCFNLSWICCCCCTGCSNHLERPRCSCCSCDCNPCKYCSCNPCNCCFCVGCHFPKWRWCCSCPRSNCCRKVSCRSNCCHFPSPSCPDCSCCICRCSCPKCPKVRPRCCCTDICCNPCYLCY
- the LOC115967645 gene encoding guanine nucleotide-binding protein subunit gamma 3 isoform X1, whose protein sequence is MAAPAQLGTSSSSSSSSVPSLPPPRPKSPPAYPDLYGKRRETAKVQMLEREIGFLEEELKSAQSLQPASRCCKEITDYVVANSDPFIPTRNRKIRRPCRFWKWLCGMPCFNLSWICCCCCTGCSNHLERPRCSCCSCDCNPCKYCSCNPCNCCFCVGCHFPKWRWCCSCPRSNCCRKVSCRSNCCHFPSPSCPDCSCCICRCSCPKCPKVRPRCCCTDICCNPCYLCY
- the LOC115968370 gene encoding subtilisin-like protease SBT1.8, whose product is MASNGFLLSLTSALLVLLPFLSVSAMTKQTYIVHMKHQDKPSSYATHHDWYSSQLQTDSTLLYTYTDAYHGFAASLDSDEADSLRRSDSVLGVYEDTLYTLHTTRTPEFLGLNTESDSHHTQVLNQASNDVIIGVLDTGVWPESKSFDDSGLPEIPTRWKGKCESGPDFKPTLCNKKLIGARSFSKGYRMASSGGSATKPKEVVSPRDNDGHGTHTASTAAGSPVGNASLLGYAQGTARGMASRSRVAVYKVCWSVGCFGSDILAGMDQAISDGVDVLSLSLGGGSAPYYRDTIAIGAFTAVEKGIFVSCSAGNSGPIRASLANVAPWIMTVGAGTIDRDFPAFALLGNKKRFTGVSLYSGNGMGAKPVGLVYNKGNSSASNMCLPGSLEPDFARGKVVVCDRGVNARVEKGAVVRDAGGVGMIIANTAASGEELVADSHLLPAVAVGRKVGDMIREYVRSNSNPTAVLSFGGTVLNVKPSPVVAAFSSRGPNMVNPQILKPDVIGPGVNILAAWSEAVGPTGLDTDTRKTRFNIMSGTSMSCPHISGLAALLKAAHPEWSPSAIKSALMTTAYTQDNTNSPLRDAAGGGFSNPLAHGAGHVEPHKALDPGLVYDISIEDYITFLCSLDYTVAQVQTIVKRPNVTCSRKFSDPGQLNYPSFSVLFANKKVVRYTRTLTNVGAAGSVYDVTVGAPTMVNVAVKPTKLVFKSVGEKQRYTVTFVAKSGAPKTPMSEFGSIVWSNAQHQVKSPVAFAWTQ